The following are encoded together in the Streptomyces sp. NBC_00358 genome:
- a CDS encoding dioxygenase family protein produces the protein MSAATEERPAQERMPALYLSHGAPPLADDPVWPGQLAAWSAGLPRPKAILMVSAHWEEAPLAVGAIETVPLVYDFWGFPEHYYQVTYAAPGAPRLAESVRKLLRAPGTPVQDIPERGLDHGAYVPLVEMFPEADIPVLQISMPTLDPVRLFEIGRKLAPLRDEGVLIVGSGFFTHNLAALRHTGGGVPTWSSEFDDWGHRALEAGDVDALLDFERKSPAGRLAHPRTEHFAPLFVTMGAAEASGELDAQRSVIDGFWLGMAKRSVQFG, from the coding sequence ATGTCCGCCGCCACCGAGGAGCGCCCCGCACAGGAGCGCATGCCCGCTCTCTATCTCAGCCATGGCGCCCCGCCGCTCGCGGACGACCCGGTCTGGCCCGGCCAGCTCGCCGCCTGGTCCGCCGGCCTGCCCCGCCCCAAGGCGATCCTCATGGTCTCCGCCCACTGGGAGGAGGCCCCGCTCGCCGTCGGCGCGATCGAGACGGTCCCCCTGGTGTACGACTTCTGGGGCTTCCCCGAGCACTACTACCAGGTGACGTACGCCGCGCCCGGCGCCCCGCGGCTCGCCGAATCCGTACGGAAGCTGCTGCGCGCGCCCGGTACGCCGGTGCAGGACATCCCGGAGCGCGGACTCGACCACGGCGCGTACGTCCCGCTGGTGGAGATGTTCCCCGAGGCCGACATCCCGGTGCTCCAGATCTCCATGCCGACGCTCGACCCGGTCCGGCTGTTCGAGATCGGCCGGAAGCTGGCGCCGCTGCGCGACGAGGGTGTGCTGATCGTCGGCTCCGGCTTCTTCACCCACAATCTCGCCGCCCTGCGGCACACCGGCGGGGGAGTCCCCACCTGGTCGAGCGAGTTCGACGACTGGGGGCACCGCGCGCTGGAGGCCGGTGACGTGGACGCCCTGCTCGACTTCGAGCGCAAGTCCCCGGCGGGCCGGCTCGCCCACCCGCGCACCGAGCACTTCGCCCCGCTCTTCGTGACCATGGGCGCGGCGGAGGCCTCGGGGGAGCTCGACGCGCAGCGGTCGGTGATCGACGGATTCTGGCTCGGGATGGCGAAGCGGTCGGTGCAGTTCGGCTGA
- a CDS encoding M6 family metalloprotease domain-containing protein — protein sequence MQPSSRRIRPRRAAALATVTVLTLAVSTSAGTGHLTAGSATAGSTALARSTALGPCMINGPSGVQMGEGIPTTPGYARSTGTLRALTLMVDFSDAPGKGSALDRYAEFFPKTQEWFRTASYGRLDYRPAAPVRHWLRMPKPFKAYGIERGAPFDPGYRELVQDIVAAADPEVDFRSYDILNVLVTPNAGPSALDTVLSVTFAGNTEAPVADGVPVANASFVYSRQDDGSGSYADTGYRVLPHENGHTFGLPDLYTQDGGGAVGHWDIMSEDWGADNDLLGWHKWKLGWLDASQVSCAAARGTSEYTLTPLALRGGAKLVVIPTSARSGYVLELRTHAGNDSAVCRPGILIYKVDADVDTGNGPVTVSDSHRDSGGCTRSPNVQAELSDAPYAPGETFKDTKAGVTVQVASENAAGKYRVYVTRR from the coding sequence ATGCAGCCGTCCAGCCGCCGGATACGCCCGCGCCGTGCGGCCGCGCTCGCCACGGTGACCGTGCTGACGCTGGCGGTCAGCACCTCCGCCGGCACCGGACACCTGACGGCCGGCTCCGCCACGGCGGGCTCCACCGCGCTGGCCCGCTCCACGGCGCTCGGCCCCTGCATGATCAACGGCCCGTCGGGCGTCCAGATGGGGGAAGGCATCCCGACCACACCCGGTTACGCCCGCTCCACCGGCACCCTCCGGGCGCTCACCCTGATGGTCGACTTCTCCGACGCGCCCGGCAAGGGCAGCGCCCTCGACCGGTACGCCGAGTTCTTCCCGAAGACGCAGGAATGGTTCCGCACCGCCTCCTACGGCCGACTCGACTACCGCCCCGCGGCCCCCGTCCGGCACTGGCTGCGCATGCCCAAGCCCTTCAAGGCGTACGGCATAGAACGAGGCGCGCCCTTCGATCCCGGCTACCGCGAACTGGTCCAGGACATCGTGGCCGCCGCCGATCCCGAGGTCGACTTCCGCTCGTACGACATCCTGAACGTGCTGGTCACCCCGAACGCCGGGCCGTCCGCGCTGGACACCGTGCTGTCCGTGACCTTCGCCGGCAACACCGAGGCGCCGGTCGCCGACGGCGTGCCCGTCGCCAACGCGTCCTTCGTCTACAGCCGCCAGGACGACGGCTCGGGCTCCTACGCCGACACCGGCTACCGCGTACTGCCGCACGAGAACGGCCACACCTTCGGCCTCCCCGACCTCTACACCCAGGACGGCGGCGGCGCGGTCGGGCACTGGGACATCATGAGCGAGGACTGGGGAGCCGACAACGACCTCCTGGGCTGGCACAAGTGGAAGCTGGGGTGGCTCGACGCCTCCCAGGTCAGCTGCGCGGCGGCGCGCGGCACCAGCGAGTACACGCTGACCCCGCTGGCCCTGCGCGGCGGCGCCAAGCTCGTCGTCATACCGACCAGTGCCCGAAGCGGGTACGTCCTCGAACTGCGCACCCACGCGGGCAACGACTCCGCGGTCTGCCGTCCCGGCATCCTCATCTACAAGGTCGACGCGGACGTGGACACCGGGAACGGACCCGTGACGGTGTCGGACTCCCACCGCGACAGCGGCGGCTGCACCCGTTCCCCCAACGTCCAGGCCGAGCTCTCCGACGCGCCCTACGCCCCCGGTGAGACCTTCAAGGACACGAAGGCGGGGGTGACCGTCCAGGTCGCGTCGGAGAACGCCGCGGGGAAATACCGGGTGTACGTGACGCGCCGCTGA
- a CDS encoding MarR family winged helix-turn-helix transcriptional regulator: MNSAPAPAEEPRWLTDEEQRIWRAYMHATTLLDDHLDRQLQRDAGMPHMYYGLLVQLAESPRRRLRMTELAMNAKITRSRLSHAIARLEKSGWVRREDCPSDKRGQFAVLTDAGYEVLRRSAPGHVAAVRQALFDRLGPDQQKAFGEAMLIIAEGLQPKDAGADLPWLR; this comes from the coding sequence ATGAACTCGGCACCCGCTCCCGCTGAAGAGCCGCGCTGGCTCACCGACGAGGAACAGCGCATCTGGCGCGCGTACATGCACGCCACGACCCTCCTCGATGACCACCTCGACCGCCAGCTCCAGCGCGACGCGGGCATGCCGCACATGTACTACGGGCTTCTCGTGCAGCTCGCCGAGTCGCCGCGCCGCCGGCTGCGGATGACCGAACTGGCCATGAACGCGAAGATCACCCGCTCACGGCTCTCGCACGCCATCGCGCGTCTGGAGAAGAGCGGCTGGGTGCGCCGCGAGGACTGCCCGTCCGACAAGCGGGGGCAGTTCGCGGTACTGACCGACGCGGGCTACGAAGTGCTGAGGCGCAGCGCGCCGGGCCATGTGGCCGCCGTACGCCAGGCCCTGTTCGACCGGCTCGGCCCGGACCAGCAGAAGGCCTTCGGCGAGGCCATGCTGATCATCGCCGAGGGGCTCCAGCCGAAGGACGCGGGCGCGGACCTGCCCTGGCTGCGCTAG
- a CDS encoding GNAT family N-acetyltransferase — protein sequence MPSERTDVQVRPGVAADLGALTDLYNHYVRETPITFDTDVFTPEERRSWLLSHPEDGPHRLMVATDEDSQAILGYATSSAFRAKPAYATSVEVTVYVAPGAVGRGVGSLLYEALFEALATEDLHRAYAGIALPNEASVRLHERFGFHHIGTYREVGRKFGRYWDVAWYERELTR from the coding sequence ATGCCGTCAGAACGTACAGATGTGCAGGTCAGACCGGGAGTGGCCGCCGACCTCGGCGCTCTCACGGACCTCTACAACCACTACGTGCGCGAGACGCCCATCACTTTCGACACCGACGTCTTCACGCCGGAAGAACGGCGCTCGTGGCTGCTCTCCCACCCTGAAGACGGACCGCACCGCCTGATGGTTGCCACGGACGAGGACTCACAGGCAATTCTTGGGTACGCCACTTCCAGCGCCTTTCGCGCGAAGCCCGCCTACGCGACCTCCGTCGAGGTCACGGTCTACGTGGCCCCGGGCGCCGTGGGCCGGGGCGTCGGCTCACTCCTCTACGAAGCCCTCTTCGAAGCGCTCGCCACCGAGGACCTGCACCGGGCCTACGCGGGCATCGCCCTGCCCAACGAAGCGTCCGTGCGCCTGCACGAACGCTTCGGGTTCCACCACATCGGCACCTACCGGGAGGTCGGCCGCAAGTTCGGCCGCTACTGGGACGTCGCCTGGTACGAGAGGGAACTCACCCGCTAG
- a CDS encoding TetR/AcrR family transcriptional regulator, whose protein sequence is MDTATPVQRRVARPRADALRNRERIVAAAREMFVEFGAEVPFDEIARRAGVGNATLYRNFPDRDALAREVVCSVMDRTSEWVEEALAAGGDAFDSLSGFVHFAADERIGALCPMLAENFDKDHPDLVAARDRITDLIEQLMARAREAGQLRPDIELGDLMIAVSQLTRPLPGTACQGIDRFVHRHLQLFLDGMRAPARSVLPGVAATVEELRRV, encoded by the coding sequence GTGGACACCGCAACCCCCGTGCAGCGTCGAGTGGCCCGGCCCCGTGCCGACGCCCTGCGCAACCGGGAGCGGATCGTCGCAGCCGCCCGCGAGATGTTCGTCGAATTCGGCGCCGAGGTGCCGTTCGACGAGATCGCCCGCCGGGCAGGTGTCGGCAACGCCACGCTGTACCGTAACTTCCCCGACCGCGACGCCCTCGCCCGCGAGGTCGTGTGCTCGGTGATGGACCGCACCTCGGAGTGGGTCGAGGAGGCTCTGGCAGCGGGTGGCGACGCCTTCGACTCGTTGAGCGGTTTCGTGCACTTCGCCGCCGACGAGCGGATCGGTGCCCTGTGCCCGATGCTCGCCGAGAACTTCGACAAGGACCACCCCGACCTGGTCGCCGCGCGCGACCGGATCACCGATCTGATCGAGCAGCTGATGGCCCGCGCGCGCGAGGCCGGACAGTTGCGCCCCGACATCGAGCTGGGCGATCTGATGATCGCCGTCAGCCAGCTCACCAGGCCGTTGCCGGGCACCGCGTGCCAGGGCATCGACCGCTTCGTGCACCGTCATCTGCAGCTGTTCCTGGACGGTATGCGGGCCCCGGCCCGCTCCGTACTGCCCGGAGTGGCCGCCACCGTGGAGGAACTGCGACGAGTGTGA
- a CDS encoding IclR family transcriptional regulator domain-containing protein has translation MSPSPTPSGRTPSAPRSSNPGSSNPGSGLSASEPAGGVGIGAGNGAEVPEEAVTPLIRGIAVLRRLTEADGVSSLSGLERATGLARSTVDRITATLARMGYVRLDGRDAVLAPRLMELGNAYLAALRLPRLLDAHADALADELDESVSLAVGDRDGVRFIHQATRRRAMSLSFRIGDLLPAERTAPGPLFASDWNEEDWTRWRERRAADPEDRGFPAVPARSRPYTSTPSVGQLPTVGDDFETRVAEARRTDWALDDQLIEPGLVAVSMPVREAGRIACVVNVVSHTSRHTATDLRDTLLPRLRTAVAEMERELALELALDREPVPERRTPPAESGGDDDTAKAGNARPPSGNARTPSGLADWTAASKHELGREFIESLARGLTVITAFGEGRAELTLTAVAQATGLARATARRALITLEHLGYVTAHDRVFRLTPRVLGLGFPPLSRTSLPEIAAPHLTELSQRLHDSVSLAMLTGDEIQYTGHVSTRRIMSVNVTVGTRLPAYATSLGRVILADLPEARAVELLGGEPPEDVSGRPGGALSGERPERSDPSTGFPSTPPIATAPERFTSELDRVRKAGYAMVEEELEQGLRSVAVPVRDRGGRAVAAVNVAMHSSRRTAEECVRDVLPELHATATRIEADLHIADRFGRVQPN, from the coding sequence ATGTCGCCGAGCCCCACGCCGTCGGGTCGCACACCGTCGGCCCCCCGGTCTTCGAATCCGGGGTCTTCGAATCCGGGGTCCGGCTTGTCCGCCTCCGAACCCGCGGGCGGGGTCGGGATCGGGGCCGGGAACGGGGCCGAGGTGCCCGAAGAGGCGGTGACGCCGCTCATCCGTGGGATCGCCGTCCTGCGCCGGCTGACCGAAGCGGACGGGGTGTCCAGTCTGAGCGGACTGGAACGGGCCACCGGCCTCGCGCGCTCCACCGTCGACCGGATCACGGCGACCCTCGCCCGCATGGGATACGTACGCCTCGACGGCCGGGACGCCGTACTGGCTCCGCGTCTGATGGAACTCGGGAACGCCTATCTCGCCGCTCTGCGGCTTCCTCGCCTCCTGGACGCGCACGCCGACGCACTCGCGGACGAACTCGACGAGTCGGTGTCGCTCGCCGTCGGTGACCGGGACGGCGTCCGTTTCATCCACCAGGCGACCCGGCGCCGCGCGATGTCCCTGAGCTTCCGCATCGGCGACCTGCTCCCCGCCGAACGCACCGCTCCGGGACCCCTGTTCGCCTCCGACTGGAACGAGGAGGACTGGACACGCTGGCGGGAACGCCGGGCGGCCGATCCGGAGGACCGCGGCTTCCCCGCCGTACCGGCACGGAGCAGGCCGTACACATCCACGCCGTCTGTCGGCCAACTCCCCACGGTCGGGGATGACTTCGAGACGCGGGTGGCCGAAGCGCGGCGTACGGACTGGGCGTTGGACGACCAGTTGATCGAACCGGGGCTCGTCGCCGTCTCGATGCCCGTACGGGAGGCGGGGCGGATCGCCTGCGTGGTGAACGTGGTGAGCCACACGAGCCGGCACACCGCCACCGACCTGAGGGACACGCTGCTGCCGCGGCTGCGGACGGCCGTGGCCGAGATGGAACGGGAGTTGGCGCTGGAGTTGGCACTGGACAGGGAGCCGGTCCCGGAGCGAAGGACGCCGCCCGCGGAGAGCGGCGGGGACGACGACACCGCGAAAGCCGGGAACGCGCGGCCCCCGTCCGGCAACGCTAGAACCCCGTCCGGGCTCGCCGACTGGACCGCCGCTTCCAAGCACGAACTGGGGCGGGAGTTCATCGAGTCGCTGGCCCGCGGGCTGACCGTGATCACCGCCTTCGGTGAGGGCCGCGCCGAACTGACCCTCACCGCGGTCGCCCAGGCGACCGGGCTCGCCCGCGCGACCGCGCGCCGCGCCCTGATCACGCTGGAACACCTCGGATACGTCACCGCCCACGACCGCGTCTTCCGGCTCACCCCGCGAGTCCTGGGCCTCGGCTTTCCGCCACTCTCGCGGACCTCGCTCCCGGAGATCGCGGCCCCTCATCTGACCGAACTCTCCCAGCGGCTGCACGACTCGGTGTCCCTCGCGATGCTGACGGGCGACGAGATCCAGTACACGGGGCACGTCTCCACCCGGCGCATCATGAGCGTCAACGTCACCGTCGGCACCCGGCTGCCCGCGTACGCCACTTCGCTGGGCCGCGTGATCCTGGCCGACCTTCCGGAGGCCCGCGCGGTGGAACTGCTCGGCGGCGAACCACCCGAAGACGTTTCCGGCCGGCCCGGCGGCGCCCTTTCCGGCGAGCGGCCCGAGCGGTCGGACCCGTCGACCGGGTTCCCGTCGACCCCGCCGATCGCCACGGCCCCGGAGCGGTTCACGTCCGAACTGGACCGGGTGCGGAAGGCCGGATACGCCATGGTCGAGGAGGAGTTGGAGCAGGGCCTGCGGTCCGTCGCCGTCCCGGTGCGCGACCGGGGCGGACGGGCCGTGGCCGCGGTGAACGTCGCCATGCACAGCAGTCGCCGTACCGCCGAGGAGTGCGTCCGCGACGTACTGCCCGAACTCCACGCGACGGCGACCCGCATCGAGGCGGACCTGCACATCGCGGACCGCTTCGGCCGCGTACAGCCGAACTGA
- a CDS encoding ScbR family autoregulator-binding transcription factor, which yields MRQDRQQPNDKERPGGRVVVRQERSERTRRNLIRAASTTFDQAGYERATLSAISDRAQVTKGALFFHFAAKSDLARAVQAEACATSGAALVELARRETPAFEIATAMAHTLVGLLETDMVVRAGARLAQEIRTPDDPALHCHLNWLGALHGALSRARSDGSLLPDVDVRAAAVLMLSMITGTTALPRLPTSSSPLPHPHVDSHSLRETGDQWLTRMLRLTRPALTGPRPG from the coding sequence TTGCGGCAGGACAGACAGCAGCCGAACGACAAGGAGCGTCCGGGTGGTCGCGTCGTGGTGAGGCAGGAGAGGTCCGAGCGAACCAGGCGCAACCTGATCCGAGCCGCCTCGACCACGTTCGACCAGGCCGGTTACGAGCGCGCCACCCTGTCCGCGATCAGTGATCGCGCGCAGGTCACCAAGGGCGCCCTGTTCTTCCACTTCGCGGCCAAGTCCGATCTCGCCCGTGCGGTCCAGGCGGAGGCCTGCGCCACGTCGGGCGCCGCGCTCGTGGAGCTGGCGCGGCGCGAGACTCCGGCCTTCGAGATCGCCACGGCCATGGCCCACACCCTCGTGGGCCTCCTCGAAACGGACATGGTCGTCCGCGCGGGCGCCCGCCTGGCCCAGGAGATCAGGACCCCCGACGACCCGGCGCTCCACTGCCACCTCAACTGGCTCGGCGCCCTGCACGGAGCCCTGAGCCGGGCACGGAGCGACGGCTCCCTGCTCCCCGACGTGGATGTCCGCGCGGCCGCCGTCCTGATGCTGTCGATGATCACCGGCACCACGGCCCTGCCCCGCCTCCCCACCTCCAGCTCACCGCTCCCCCACCCTCACGTCGACTCCCACTCCCTCCGCGAAACAGGAGACCAGTGGCTGACCCGCATGCTCCGCCTGACCCGCCCAGCGCTCACGGGGCCCCGGCCGGGATGA
- a CDS encoding MFS transporter: MSETGTIKAVPDPASDAHSNRWKALVFIALAQLMVVLDATIVNIALPSAQQDLGISDGNRQWVVTAYALAFGGLLLFGGRIADLWGRKRAFVVGLVGFAAASALGGASQSGGMMFGARALQGVFGALLAPAALSLLAVMFTDAKERAKAFGIYGAIAGGGGAVGFILGGVLTEYMNWRWTFFVNIPFAIVAAAGAYFVIREPKGGRNRSPLDIPGVVLSTLGLVSLVYGFTRAASDGWGDSVTVGLFVASVLLLAAFVLTESKVKAPLLPLRVLTERNRGGVYLSLGLAIIAMFGTFLFLTYYLQIVKGFSPISTGFAFLPMVAGMITGSTQIGARLMTRVAPRLLMGPGFLTAAVGMLLLTQLEIGSSYSTVVLPGLLLLGLGMGTAFMPAMSLATYGIEPRDAGVASAMVNTSQQVGGAIGTALLNTIAASATTAYIKDHMAGAGTKAQQQLVQAEGMVHGYSNAIWFAVGILVLAAGIAFTLINTGRPDGSVVVGSGSGGGAGVEDELKVPVIAH, encoded by the coding sequence ATGTCTGAAACAGGAACCATCAAGGCAGTCCCGGACCCAGCGTCCGACGCGCACAGCAACCGCTGGAAGGCGCTCGTCTTCATCGCGCTGGCCCAGCTCATGGTGGTGCTCGACGCCACCATCGTGAACATCGCGCTGCCCTCCGCCCAGCAGGACCTGGGTATTTCGGACGGCAACCGGCAGTGGGTCGTCACCGCGTACGCCCTCGCCTTCGGCGGTCTGCTCCTCTTCGGCGGCCGTATCGCCGACCTGTGGGGCCGCAAGCGGGCGTTCGTCGTGGGCCTGGTCGGCTTCGCGGCGGCCTCCGCGCTCGGTGGCGCGTCGCAGAGCGGCGGGATGATGTTCGGCGCCCGCGCGCTTCAGGGTGTGTTCGGCGCGCTGCTCGCGCCCGCCGCGCTCTCGCTGCTCGCCGTGATGTTCACCGACGCCAAGGAGCGCGCCAAGGCCTTCGGCATCTACGGTGCGATCGCCGGTGGCGGTGGCGCCGTCGGCTTCATCCTCGGCGGTGTCCTCACCGAGTACATGAACTGGCGCTGGACCTTCTTCGTCAACATCCCGTTCGCGATCGTCGCGGCCGCGGGCGCGTACTTCGTCATCCGTGAGCCGAAGGGCGGCCGCAACCGTTCGCCGCTCGACATCCCCGGCGTGGTCCTGTCGACCCTCGGTCTGGTCTCCCTCGTCTACGGCTTCACCCGCGCCGCGTCCGACGGCTGGGGCGACTCCGTGACGGTCGGCCTGTTCGTGGCCTCGGTCCTGCTGCTGGCCGCGTTCGTCCTGACCGAGTCCAAGGTCAAGGCCCCGCTGCTGCCCCTGCGCGTCCTCACCGAGCGCAACCGCGGCGGCGTCTACCTCTCCCTCGGTCTCGCGATCATCGCGATGTTCGGCACGTTCCTCTTCCTGACCTACTACCTGCAGATCGTGAAGGGCTTCTCGCCCATCTCCACCGGCTTCGCCTTCCTGCCGATGGTCGCGGGCATGATCACGGGCTCCACGCAGATCGGTGCCCGCCTGATGACCCGGGTCGCGCCGCGGCTGCTGATGGGCCCCGGCTTCCTGACCGCCGCGGTCGGCATGCTGCTGCTGACGCAGCTGGAGATCGGTTCCTCGTACTCCACCGTGGTGCTGCCGGGCCTGCTGCTTCTCGGCCTCGGCATGGGTACGGCGTTCATGCCGGCCATGTCGCTCGCCACGTACGGCATCGAGCCGCGTGACGCCGGTGTCGCCTCTGCGATGGTCAACACCTCGCAGCAGGTCGGCGGCGCGATCGGTACGGCCCTGCTCAACACGATCGCCGCCTCCGCGACCACCGCCTACATCAAGGACCACATGGCGGGCGCCGGTACCAAGGCGCAGCAGCAGCTCGTCCAGGCCGAGGGCATGGTGCACGGCTACAGCAACGCGATCTGGTTCGCCGTCGGCATCCTTGTCCTCGCCGCGGGAATCGCCTTCACCCTGATCAACACCGGCCGTCCGGACGGCTCCGTGGTCGTCGGCTCCGGTTCGGGCGGCGGCGCGGGCGTGGAGGACGAACTGAAGGTGCCGGTCATCGCCCACTGA